In Aphelocoma coerulescens isolate FSJ_1873_10779 chromosome 23, UR_Acoe_1.0, whole genome shotgun sequence, a genomic segment contains:
- the RBBP4 gene encoding histone-binding protein RBBP4 isoform X1 has translation MADKEAAFDDAVEERVINEEYKIWKKNTPFLYDLVMTHALEWPSLTAQWLPDVTRPEGKDFSIHRLVLGTHTSDEQNHLVIASVQLPNDDAQFDASHYDSEKGEFGGFGSVSGKIEIEIKINHEGEVNRARYMPQNPCIIATKTPSSDVLVFDYTKHPSKPDPSGECNPDLRLRGHQKEGYGLSWNPNLSGHLLSASDDHTICLWDISAVPKEGKVVDAKTIFTGHTAVVEDVSWHLLHESLFGSVADDQKLMIWDTRSNNTSKPSHSVDAHTAEVNCLSFNPYSEFILATGSADKTVALWDLRNLKLKLHSFESHKDEIFQVQWSPHNETILASSGTDRRLNVWDLSKIGEEQSPEDAEDGPPELLFIHGGHTAKISDFSWNPNEPWVICSVSEDNIMQVWQMAENIYNDEDPEGSVDPEGQGS, from the exons atGGCGGACAAGGAAG CAGCCTTTGATGATGCGGTGGAAGAGCGTGTGATCAATGAGGAATATAAAATATGGAAAAAGAACACCCCCTTCCTGTATGATTTGGTGATGACCCATGCCCTGGAGTGGCCCAGCTTGACTGCTCAGTGGCTTCCTGATGTCACAAG ACCTGAAGGCAAAGATTTCAGCATCCACAGGTTAGTGCTGGGCACCCACACCTCAGATGAACAGAACCACCTGGTGATTGCCAGTGTGCAGCTGCCCAACGACGATGCACAGTTTGATGCTTCCCACTatgacagtgagaaaggag AGTTTGGAGGCTTTGGCTCAGTGAGTGGAAAAATTGAAATTGAAATCAAGATAAACCACGAGGGAGAGGTGAACAGAGCCCGTTACATGCCCCAGAACCCCTGCATCATCGCCACCAAGACTCCCTCCAGTGATGTCCTGGTCTTTGATTACACCAAACACCCCTCCAAACCAG ATCCTTCTGGAGAGTGCAACCCGGACCTGCGTCTCCGTGGGCACCAGAAGGAGGGGTATGGACTGTCCTGGAACCCAAACCTCAGTGGGCATTTGCTGAGTGCTTCTGATGATCAT aCCATTTGCTTGTGGGATATCAGCGCTGTTCCCAAAGAAGGCAAAGTGGTGGATGCCAAGACCATCTTCACAGGACACACAGCAGTGGTGGAAGATGTATCCTGGCACCTGCTCCATGAATCCCTCTTTGGATCCGTTGCTGATGATCAGAAGCTCATGAT cTGGGACACCCGGTCAAACAACACCTCCAAACCCAGTCATTCCGTGGATGCTCACACAGCTGAAGTGAACTGCCTCTCCTTCAATCCCTACAGTGAGTTTATCCTGGCCACAGGATCAGCTGATAAG actgTTGCTCTATGGGACTTGAGAAACCTAAAACTGAAGCTGCACTCCTTTGAATCACATAAAGATGAAATATTTCAG GTTCAGTGGTCTCCCCATAATGAAACCATCCTGGCCTCCAGTGGCACAGACCGCAGGCTAAATGTTTGGGACTTGAG taaaaTTGGAGAGGAGCAATCCCCTGAGGATGCTGAGGATGGTCCCCCAGAGCTGTTG TTTATCCATGGGGGTCATACTGCAAAGATCTCGGATTTCTCCTGGAATCCCAATGAGCCCTGGGTCATTTGTTCTGTATCAGAAGATAATATCATGCAAGTCTGGCAAATG GCAGAGAACATCTACAACGATGAAGATCCCGAAGGAAGCGTGGATCCAGAAGGTCAAGGATCCTAG
- the RBBP4 gene encoding histone-binding protein RBBP4 isoform X2: MADKEAFDDAVEERVINEEYKIWKKNTPFLYDLVMTHALEWPSLTAQWLPDVTRPEGKDFSIHRLVLGTHTSDEQNHLVIASVQLPNDDAQFDASHYDSEKGEFGGFGSVSGKIEIEIKINHEGEVNRARYMPQNPCIIATKTPSSDVLVFDYTKHPSKPDPSGECNPDLRLRGHQKEGYGLSWNPNLSGHLLSASDDHTICLWDISAVPKEGKVVDAKTIFTGHTAVVEDVSWHLLHESLFGSVADDQKLMIWDTRSNNTSKPSHSVDAHTAEVNCLSFNPYSEFILATGSADKTVALWDLRNLKLKLHSFESHKDEIFQVQWSPHNETILASSGTDRRLNVWDLSKIGEEQSPEDAEDGPPELLFIHGGHTAKISDFSWNPNEPWVICSVSEDNIMQVWQMAENIYNDEDPEGSVDPEGQGS; the protein is encoded by the exons atGGCGGACAAGGAAG CCTTTGATGATGCGGTGGAAGAGCGTGTGATCAATGAGGAATATAAAATATGGAAAAAGAACACCCCCTTCCTGTATGATTTGGTGATGACCCATGCCCTGGAGTGGCCCAGCTTGACTGCTCAGTGGCTTCCTGATGTCACAAG ACCTGAAGGCAAAGATTTCAGCATCCACAGGTTAGTGCTGGGCACCCACACCTCAGATGAACAGAACCACCTGGTGATTGCCAGTGTGCAGCTGCCCAACGACGATGCACAGTTTGATGCTTCCCACTatgacagtgagaaaggag AGTTTGGAGGCTTTGGCTCAGTGAGTGGAAAAATTGAAATTGAAATCAAGATAAACCACGAGGGAGAGGTGAACAGAGCCCGTTACATGCCCCAGAACCCCTGCATCATCGCCACCAAGACTCCCTCCAGTGATGTCCTGGTCTTTGATTACACCAAACACCCCTCCAAACCAG ATCCTTCTGGAGAGTGCAACCCGGACCTGCGTCTCCGTGGGCACCAGAAGGAGGGGTATGGACTGTCCTGGAACCCAAACCTCAGTGGGCATTTGCTGAGTGCTTCTGATGATCAT aCCATTTGCTTGTGGGATATCAGCGCTGTTCCCAAAGAAGGCAAAGTGGTGGATGCCAAGACCATCTTCACAGGACACACAGCAGTGGTGGAAGATGTATCCTGGCACCTGCTCCATGAATCCCTCTTTGGATCCGTTGCTGATGATCAGAAGCTCATGAT cTGGGACACCCGGTCAAACAACACCTCCAAACCCAGTCATTCCGTGGATGCTCACACAGCTGAAGTGAACTGCCTCTCCTTCAATCCCTACAGTGAGTTTATCCTGGCCACAGGATCAGCTGATAAG actgTTGCTCTATGGGACTTGAGAAACCTAAAACTGAAGCTGCACTCCTTTGAATCACATAAAGATGAAATATTTCAG GTTCAGTGGTCTCCCCATAATGAAACCATCCTGGCCTCCAGTGGCACAGACCGCAGGCTAAATGTTTGGGACTTGAG taaaaTTGGAGAGGAGCAATCCCCTGAGGATGCTGAGGATGGTCCCCCAGAGCTGTTG TTTATCCATGGGGGTCATACTGCAAAGATCTCGGATTTCTCCTGGAATCCCAATGAGCCCTGGGTCATTTGTTCTGTATCAGAAGATAATATCATGCAAGTCTGGCAAATG GCAGAGAACATCTACAACGATGAAGATCCCGAAGGAAGCGTGGATCCAGAAGGTCAAGGATCCTAG
- the RBBP4 gene encoding histone-binding protein RBBP4 isoform X3 has protein sequence MAAFDDAVEERVINEEYKIWKKNTPFLYDLVMTHALEWPSLTAQWLPDVTRPEGKDFSIHRLVLGTHTSDEQNHLVIASVQLPNDDAQFDASHYDSEKGEFGGFGSVSGKIEIEIKINHEGEVNRARYMPQNPCIIATKTPSSDVLVFDYTKHPSKPDPSGECNPDLRLRGHQKEGYGLSWNPNLSGHLLSASDDHTICLWDISAVPKEGKVVDAKTIFTGHTAVVEDVSWHLLHESLFGSVADDQKLMIWDTRSNNTSKPSHSVDAHTAEVNCLSFNPYSEFILATGSADKTVALWDLRNLKLKLHSFESHKDEIFQVQWSPHNETILASSGTDRRLNVWDLSKIGEEQSPEDAEDGPPELLFIHGGHTAKISDFSWNPNEPWVICSVSEDNIMQVWQMAENIYNDEDPEGSVDPEGQGS, from the exons ATGG CAGCCTTTGATGATGCGGTGGAAGAGCGTGTGATCAATGAGGAATATAAAATATGGAAAAAGAACACCCCCTTCCTGTATGATTTGGTGATGACCCATGCCCTGGAGTGGCCCAGCTTGACTGCTCAGTGGCTTCCTGATGTCACAAG ACCTGAAGGCAAAGATTTCAGCATCCACAGGTTAGTGCTGGGCACCCACACCTCAGATGAACAGAACCACCTGGTGATTGCCAGTGTGCAGCTGCCCAACGACGATGCACAGTTTGATGCTTCCCACTatgacagtgagaaaggag AGTTTGGAGGCTTTGGCTCAGTGAGTGGAAAAATTGAAATTGAAATCAAGATAAACCACGAGGGAGAGGTGAACAGAGCCCGTTACATGCCCCAGAACCCCTGCATCATCGCCACCAAGACTCCCTCCAGTGATGTCCTGGTCTTTGATTACACCAAACACCCCTCCAAACCAG ATCCTTCTGGAGAGTGCAACCCGGACCTGCGTCTCCGTGGGCACCAGAAGGAGGGGTATGGACTGTCCTGGAACCCAAACCTCAGTGGGCATTTGCTGAGTGCTTCTGATGATCAT aCCATTTGCTTGTGGGATATCAGCGCTGTTCCCAAAGAAGGCAAAGTGGTGGATGCCAAGACCATCTTCACAGGACACACAGCAGTGGTGGAAGATGTATCCTGGCACCTGCTCCATGAATCCCTCTTTGGATCCGTTGCTGATGATCAGAAGCTCATGAT cTGGGACACCCGGTCAAACAACACCTCCAAACCCAGTCATTCCGTGGATGCTCACACAGCTGAAGTGAACTGCCTCTCCTTCAATCCCTACAGTGAGTTTATCCTGGCCACAGGATCAGCTGATAAG actgTTGCTCTATGGGACTTGAGAAACCTAAAACTGAAGCTGCACTCCTTTGAATCACATAAAGATGAAATATTTCAG GTTCAGTGGTCTCCCCATAATGAAACCATCCTGGCCTCCAGTGGCACAGACCGCAGGCTAAATGTTTGGGACTTGAG taaaaTTGGAGAGGAGCAATCCCCTGAGGATGCTGAGGATGGTCCCCCAGAGCTGTTG TTTATCCATGGGGGTCATACTGCAAAGATCTCGGATTTCTCCTGGAATCCCAATGAGCCCTGGGTCATTTGTTCTGTATCAGAAGATAATATCATGCAAGTCTGGCAAATG GCAGAGAACATCTACAACGATGAAGATCCCGAAGGAAGCGTGGATCCAGAAGGTCAAGGATCCTAG
- the SYNC gene encoding syncoilin isoform X2 — MTRHELSGVAERDLMAQPEPTPELQLDEAGASPAPQGAAEGAAPHPECPHPPLDPVRNGSKPLHRDSPDSSRDLQAASRDPSLELNPPGIQLNEDAAGAGIPLDVDVAGVPLDVDAAGVGIPLDVDGAGIPLDVDAGGAGIPLDMDADGVEIPLDVDASGTGIPADVDAAGVPLDVDEAGTGIPLGEDADGVGIPLDMDTDRAGIPENADGAGIPLDMDAEGAGSPLDADATEHQCLTLEELGNYFQECIEIVEQLERERDSLIAELAQLREPALQEIRHAHEEIQAACRLLAKVELERDNLRDEIRQIKQKLFKVTKECVACQYQLESRRHDLSQHAAYQGELESQAGQLSGELSQLKETCEKEKEVLRQRLEAPPCRQDNLYLQESRRLSMEFESFVAESRRGLEEHYEPQLLRLLERREAGAKALQEMQGEIQGMKEALRPLQGEVSRLRLQNRSLEEQIVLVKQKRDEEVGQYREQVEELEDRLKELKNGVQLQQRKNQELEELRTSLHRELSIYKSCLEIYGHLCKSEEKAEQDC, encoded by the exons ATGACTAGACATGAGCTCAGCGGCGTGGCCGAGAG ggACCTGATGGCACAGCCCGAGCCTACTCCAGAGCTGCAGTTGGATGAAGCCGGagcatccccagccccacagggagcagctgaaggagctgctccACACCCAGAATGTCCTCACCCACCATTGGATCCAGTGAGGAACGGATCTAAAcccctgcacagggacagcccagaCTCCAGCCGGGATCtgcaggctgccagcagggatcCTTCCTTGGAGCTAAACCCACCAGGGATCCAGCTgaatgaggatgcagcaggggctgggatcCCGCTGGATGTGGACGTGGCAGGAGTCCCGCTGGACGTGGATGCAGCTGGAGTAGGGATTCCACTGGATGTGGACGGGGCAGGGATCCCGCTGGACGTGGATGCAGGTGGGGCAGGAATCCCACTGGACATGGATGCAGATGGAGTAGAGATTCCACTGGACGTGGATGCAAGCGGGACAGGGATCCCAGCGGATGTGGATGCGGCAGGAGTCCCGCTGGATGTGGATGAAGCTGGGACAGGGATCCCACTGGGGGAAGATGCAGATGGAGTAGGGATCCCACTGGACATGGACACAGACAGGGCAGGGATCCCAGAAAATGCAGATGGGGCAGGGATCCCGCTGGACATGGACGCAGAGGGAGCAGGCAGCCCTCTGGATGCTGATGCCACAGAGCACCAGTGCCTGACCCTGGAAGAGCTGGGGAATTATTTCCAGGAGTGCATCGAAATCgtggagcagctggagagggagCGGGACAGCCTGATCGCGGAGCTGGCCCAGCTGCGGGAGCCGGCGCTGCAGGAGATCCGCCATGCCCACGAGGAGATCCAGGCAGCCTGCAGGCTGCTGGCCAAggtggagctggagagggacaacCTGCGGGATGAGATCCGGCAGATCAAGCAGAAGCTGTTCAAGGTGACCAAGGAATGCGTGGCCTGCCAGTACCAGCTGGAGAGCCGCCGGCACGACCTCTCCCAGCACGCCGCCTACCAGGGCGAGCTGGAGAGCCAGGCCGGGCAGCTCTCCGGGGAACTTTCCCAGCTGAAGGAGACCtgcgagaaggagaaggaagttCTGAGGCAGCGCCTGGAGGCTCCGCCGTGCCGGCAGGACAACCTGTACCTCCAGGAGAGCCGCCGGCTTTCCATGGAGTTCGAGAGCTTCGTGGCCGAGAGCCGGCGGGGGCTGGAGGAGCACTACGAGCCCCAGCTGCTGCGGCTGCTGGAGCGGCGCGAGGCCGGGGCCAAGGCGCTGCAGGAGATGCAGGGCGAGATCCAGGGCATGAAGGAAGCCCTGAGGCCCCTGCAGGGCGAGGTCAGCCGGCTGCGGCTGCAGAACCGCAGCCTGGAGGAGCAGATTGTCCTGGTCAAGCAGAAGCGGGATGAGGAGGTCGGGCAGTACCGG GAGCaggtggaggagctggaggacaGGCTGAAGGAGCTCAAGAACGGGGTCCAGCTCCAGCAGCGCAAGaaccaggagctggaggagctgaggaCCAGCCTCCATCGGGAGCTCTCCATCTACAA GAGCTGCTTAGAAATCTACGGCCACCTCTGCAAATCGGAGGAAAAAGCAGAGCAGGACTGTTAG
- the SYNC gene encoding syncoilin isoform X1 codes for MCSAEPAALGSRGGRDLMAQPEPTPELQLDEAGASPAPQGAAEGAAPHPECPHPPLDPVRNGSKPLHRDSPDSSRDLQAASRDPSLELNPPGIQLNEDAAGAGIPLDVDVAGVPLDVDAAGVGIPLDVDGAGIPLDVDAGGAGIPLDMDADGVEIPLDVDASGTGIPADVDAAGVPLDVDEAGTGIPLGEDADGVGIPLDMDTDRAGIPENADGAGIPLDMDAEGAGSPLDADATEHQCLTLEELGNYFQECIEIVEQLERERDSLIAELAQLREPALQEIRHAHEEIQAACRLLAKVELERDNLRDEIRQIKQKLFKVTKECVACQYQLESRRHDLSQHAAYQGELESQAGQLSGELSQLKETCEKEKEVLRQRLEAPPCRQDNLYLQESRRLSMEFESFVAESRRGLEEHYEPQLLRLLERREAGAKALQEMQGEIQGMKEALRPLQGEVSRLRLQNRSLEEQIVLVKQKRDEEVGQYREQVEELEDRLKELKNGVQLQQRKNQELEELRTSLHRELSIYKSCLEIYGHLCKSEEKAEQDC; via the exons ATGTGCAGCGCAGAGCCGGCGGCGCTGGGCTCCAGGGGAGGAAG ggACCTGATGGCACAGCCCGAGCCTACTCCAGAGCTGCAGTTGGATGAAGCCGGagcatccccagccccacagggagcagctgaaggagctgctccACACCCAGAATGTCCTCACCCACCATTGGATCCAGTGAGGAACGGATCTAAAcccctgcacagggacagcccagaCTCCAGCCGGGATCtgcaggctgccagcagggatcCTTCCTTGGAGCTAAACCCACCAGGGATCCAGCTgaatgaggatgcagcaggggctgggatcCCGCTGGATGTGGACGTGGCAGGAGTCCCGCTGGACGTGGATGCAGCTGGAGTAGGGATTCCACTGGATGTGGACGGGGCAGGGATCCCGCTGGACGTGGATGCAGGTGGGGCAGGAATCCCACTGGACATGGATGCAGATGGAGTAGAGATTCCACTGGACGTGGATGCAAGCGGGACAGGGATCCCAGCGGATGTGGATGCGGCAGGAGTCCCGCTGGATGTGGATGAAGCTGGGACAGGGATCCCACTGGGGGAAGATGCAGATGGAGTAGGGATCCCACTGGACATGGACACAGACAGGGCAGGGATCCCAGAAAATGCAGATGGGGCAGGGATCCCGCTGGACATGGACGCAGAGGGAGCAGGCAGCCCTCTGGATGCTGATGCCACAGAGCACCAGTGCCTGACCCTGGAAGAGCTGGGGAATTATTTCCAGGAGTGCATCGAAATCgtggagcagctggagagggagCGGGACAGCCTGATCGCGGAGCTGGCCCAGCTGCGGGAGCCGGCGCTGCAGGAGATCCGCCATGCCCACGAGGAGATCCAGGCAGCCTGCAGGCTGCTGGCCAAggtggagctggagagggacaacCTGCGGGATGAGATCCGGCAGATCAAGCAGAAGCTGTTCAAGGTGACCAAGGAATGCGTGGCCTGCCAGTACCAGCTGGAGAGCCGCCGGCACGACCTCTCCCAGCACGCCGCCTACCAGGGCGAGCTGGAGAGCCAGGCCGGGCAGCTCTCCGGGGAACTTTCCCAGCTGAAGGAGACCtgcgagaaggagaaggaagttCTGAGGCAGCGCCTGGAGGCTCCGCCGTGCCGGCAGGACAACCTGTACCTCCAGGAGAGCCGCCGGCTTTCCATGGAGTTCGAGAGCTTCGTGGCCGAGAGCCGGCGGGGGCTGGAGGAGCACTACGAGCCCCAGCTGCTGCGGCTGCTGGAGCGGCGCGAGGCCGGGGCCAAGGCGCTGCAGGAGATGCAGGGCGAGATCCAGGGCATGAAGGAAGCCCTGAGGCCCCTGCAGGGCGAGGTCAGCCGGCTGCGGCTGCAGAACCGCAGCCTGGAGGAGCAGATTGTCCTGGTCAAGCAGAAGCGGGATGAGGAGGTCGGGCAGTACCGG GAGCaggtggaggagctggaggacaGGCTGAAGGAGCTCAAGAACGGGGTCCAGCTCCAGCAGCGCAAGaaccaggagctggaggagctgaggaCCAGCCTCCATCGGGAGCTCTCCATCTACAA GAGCTGCTTAGAAATCTACGGCCACCTCTGCAAATCGGAGGAAAAAGCAGAGCAGGACTGTTAG
- the SYNC gene encoding syncoilin isoform X3: protein MAQPEPTPELQLDEAGASPAPQGAAEGAAPHPECPHPPLDPVRNGSKPLHRDSPDSSRDLQAASRDPSLELNPPGIQLNEDAAGAGIPLDVDVAGVPLDVDAAGVGIPLDVDGAGIPLDVDAGGAGIPLDMDADGVEIPLDVDASGTGIPADVDAAGVPLDVDEAGTGIPLGEDADGVGIPLDMDTDRAGIPENADGAGIPLDMDAEGAGSPLDADATEHQCLTLEELGNYFQECIEIVEQLERERDSLIAELAQLREPALQEIRHAHEEIQAACRLLAKVELERDNLRDEIRQIKQKLFKVTKECVACQYQLESRRHDLSQHAAYQGELESQAGQLSGELSQLKETCEKEKEVLRQRLEAPPCRQDNLYLQESRRLSMEFESFVAESRRGLEEHYEPQLLRLLERREAGAKALQEMQGEIQGMKEALRPLQGEVSRLRLQNRSLEEQIVLVKQKRDEEVGQYREQVEELEDRLKELKNGVQLQQRKNQELEELRTSLHRELSIYKSCLEIYGHLCKSEEKAEQDC, encoded by the exons ATGGCACAGCCCGAGCCTACTCCAGAGCTGCAGTTGGATGAAGCCGGagcatccccagccccacagggagcagctgaaggagctgctccACACCCAGAATGTCCTCACCCACCATTGGATCCAGTGAGGAACGGATCTAAAcccctgcacagggacagcccagaCTCCAGCCGGGATCtgcaggctgccagcagggatcCTTCCTTGGAGCTAAACCCACCAGGGATCCAGCTgaatgaggatgcagcaggggctgggatcCCGCTGGATGTGGACGTGGCAGGAGTCCCGCTGGACGTGGATGCAGCTGGAGTAGGGATTCCACTGGATGTGGACGGGGCAGGGATCCCGCTGGACGTGGATGCAGGTGGGGCAGGAATCCCACTGGACATGGATGCAGATGGAGTAGAGATTCCACTGGACGTGGATGCAAGCGGGACAGGGATCCCAGCGGATGTGGATGCGGCAGGAGTCCCGCTGGATGTGGATGAAGCTGGGACAGGGATCCCACTGGGGGAAGATGCAGATGGAGTAGGGATCCCACTGGACATGGACACAGACAGGGCAGGGATCCCAGAAAATGCAGATGGGGCAGGGATCCCGCTGGACATGGACGCAGAGGGAGCAGGCAGCCCTCTGGATGCTGATGCCACAGAGCACCAGTGCCTGACCCTGGAAGAGCTGGGGAATTATTTCCAGGAGTGCATCGAAATCgtggagcagctggagagggagCGGGACAGCCTGATCGCGGAGCTGGCCCAGCTGCGGGAGCCGGCGCTGCAGGAGATCCGCCATGCCCACGAGGAGATCCAGGCAGCCTGCAGGCTGCTGGCCAAggtggagctggagagggacaacCTGCGGGATGAGATCCGGCAGATCAAGCAGAAGCTGTTCAAGGTGACCAAGGAATGCGTGGCCTGCCAGTACCAGCTGGAGAGCCGCCGGCACGACCTCTCCCAGCACGCCGCCTACCAGGGCGAGCTGGAGAGCCAGGCCGGGCAGCTCTCCGGGGAACTTTCCCAGCTGAAGGAGACCtgcgagaaggagaaggaagttCTGAGGCAGCGCCTGGAGGCTCCGCCGTGCCGGCAGGACAACCTGTACCTCCAGGAGAGCCGCCGGCTTTCCATGGAGTTCGAGAGCTTCGTGGCCGAGAGCCGGCGGGGGCTGGAGGAGCACTACGAGCCCCAGCTGCTGCGGCTGCTGGAGCGGCGCGAGGCCGGGGCCAAGGCGCTGCAGGAGATGCAGGGCGAGATCCAGGGCATGAAGGAAGCCCTGAGGCCCCTGCAGGGCGAGGTCAGCCGGCTGCGGCTGCAGAACCGCAGCCTGGAGGAGCAGATTGTCCTGGTCAAGCAGAAGCGGGATGAGGAGGTCGGGCAGTACCGG GAGCaggtggaggagctggaggacaGGCTGAAGGAGCTCAAGAACGGGGTCCAGCTCCAGCAGCGCAAGaaccaggagctggaggagctgaggaCCAGCCTCCATCGGGAGCTCTCCATCTACAA GAGCTGCTTAGAAATCTACGGCCACCTCTGCAAATCGGAGGAAAAAGCAGAGCAGGACTGTTAG